A genomic stretch from Aerococcaceae bacterium zg-1292 includes:
- a CDS encoding 50S ribosomal protein L28: MAKVCYFTGRKAKSGNNRSHAMNYSKRRFGANLQKVRVMIDGEPKKVWVSARALKSGKIERA, translated from the coding sequence ATGGCTAAAGTATGTTACTTCACTGGTCGTAAAGCGAAATCAGGTAATAACCGTTCACACGCAATGAATTATAGCAAACGTCGTTTCGGCGCTAATTTACAAAAAGTTCGTGTAATGATTGATGGCGAACCTAAAAAAGTTTGGGTTTCTGCTCGTGCTTTAAAATCAGGTAAAATCGAACGTGCATAA
- a CDS encoding Asp23/Gls24 family envelope stress response protein produces the protein MAIKIQTPNGQITLEQDVIATVVGAAVTDNYGVVGMVSKNVIRDNFTEILKKENYAKGVVISQQGNEVAVDVYILVSYGTKISVICQNIQQAVKYNVEQLLGFEISYVNVHVQGVKVVD, from the coding sequence ATGGCTATTAAAATTCAAACTCCAAATGGACAAATTACGTTAGAACAAGATGTCATTGCAACCGTTGTGGGGGCAGCTGTAACAGATAATTATGGTGTTGTAGGCATGGTAAGTAAAAATGTTATTCGTGATAATTTTACTGAGATTTTGAAAAAAGAAAATTATGCTAAGGGCGTAGTGATTTCACAGCAAGGCAATGAAGTAGCGGTGGATGTTTATATCTTAGTATCGTATGGTACAAAAATTTCAGTTATTTGCCAAAATATTCAACAAGCAGTGAAATATAATGTAGAGCAATTATTAGGTTTTGAGATTAGTTACGTGAACGTCCATGTTCAAGGCGTCAAAGTCGTCGACTAG
- a CDS encoding DAK2 domain-containing protein, translating into MELKQITAAEFRAMVIAGGQRLNDQMELINSLNVFPVPDGDTGTNMNMSFTSGVENLKASNATSVGELAGALAKGLLMGARGNSGVILSQIFRGFSQAVAGKDVLDANDFVAAFAGGVESAYKAVMKPVEGTILTVARESAIRGERKVAKTDNIIEVMQSIVTGAEKSLAKTPELLPVLKQVGVVDSGGKGLLSVYEGFLAALKGEAVIQEGASEKTAHAHAMFEDDVENPMTLEEITYGYCTEIMVRIGQGPTTIKPFDYDVFRQTLDKKGDSLLVVADDEIVKVHIHTENPGEIMQLGQEFGELIKIKVDNMREQVRTLEANEASQQTANGEPEVSAETVAPVAPATPVMPLAPAPEYAIIAVAAGEGVTELYRSMGAEVLSGGQTMNPSTEDFVKLIENSNAKRIVLLPNNKNIIMAAEQASQVAEVPTIVIPTKTIPEGIAALMAFNPEQEIEENYTAMNAMSQQVKSGQITYSIRDTEIDGVTIKKDDFMGIVDGKIMLSVPDIVDTLNQTLLVMMDEDSEIVTIIVGEEGSTEAAETVIAELAAQFEDVEFEIVQGGQPVYHYIISVE; encoded by the coding sequence GTGGAATTAAAACAAATTACAGCAGCGGAGTTTCGCGCAATGGTGATTGCCGGTGGACAACGCTTAAATGATCAAATGGAATTAATCAATTCATTAAACGTATTTCCTGTCCCGGATGGTGACACGGGAACGAATATGAATATGTCGTTTACATCCGGCGTAGAAAATTTAAAAGCATCGAATGCCACATCAGTTGGTGAGTTAGCTGGCGCCTTAGCAAAAGGTTTATTGATGGGTGCGCGCGGTAACTCAGGCGTTATCTTATCACAAATCTTTAGAGGATTTTCGCAAGCAGTTGCCGGTAAAGACGTTTTGGATGCCAATGATTTTGTTGCTGCATTTGCTGGTGGCGTGGAATCAGCGTATAAAGCGGTGATGAAACCAGTTGAAGGAACGATTTTAACGGTTGCTCGTGAGTCTGCGATTCGTGGCGAGAGAAAAGTTGCTAAAACCGATAATATTATCGAAGTGATGCAGTCAATTGTTACCGGAGCGGAAAAATCATTAGCTAAAACACCAGAATTATTACCAGTATTAAAACAAGTGGGAGTAGTCGACTCCGGCGGTAAAGGGTTATTGTCTGTATATGAAGGGTTCTTAGCAGCGTTAAAAGGCGAGGCTGTCATTCAAGAAGGTGCTTCTGAAAAAACAGCTCATGCGCACGCAATGTTTGAAGACGATGTGGAAAATCCGATGACCTTGGAAGAAATTACGTATGGATACTGTACTGAAATTATGGTGCGTATCGGTCAAGGCCCGACAACAATTAAGCCATTTGATTACGATGTATTCCGTCAAACGTTGGATAAAAAAGGGGATTCCTTGCTCGTTGTCGCTGATGATGAAATAGTTAAAGTGCATATTCATACGGAAAACCCAGGTGAAATTATGCAATTAGGACAAGAGTTTGGTGAATTGATTAAAATCAAAGTAGATAATATGCGTGAACAAGTCCGTACGCTAGAAGCCAATGAAGCTTCACAACAAACAGCAAATGGTGAGCCGGAAGTGTCAGCAGAAACAGTAGCACCGGTTGCCCCTGCTACACCAGTGATGCCATTAGCGCCAGCACCTGAATATGCGATTATTGCGGTTGCTGCTGGAGAAGGTGTGACAGAGTTATATCGCTCAATGGGTGCAGAAGTCTTATCAGGTGGTCAAACGATGAATCCATCTACGGAAGATTTTGTGAAATTGATTGAAAATTCAAATGCTAAGCGTATTGTTTTATTACCAAATAACAAAAACATTATTATGGCTGCTGAACAAGCTAGTCAAGTGGCAGAAGTTCCGACAATTGTCATTCCAACGAAAACAATTCCTGAAGGAATTGCCGCGTTAATGGCATTTAATCCGGAACAAGAAATCGAAGAAAACTACACAGCGATGAATGCAATGAGTCAACAAGTGAAGAGTGGACAAATTACGTATTCAATCCGCGATACAGAAATTGATGGGGTTACAATTAAAAAAGATGACTTTATGGGAATTGTAGATGGTAAGATTATGCTTTCTGTCCCAGATATTGTCGATACATTAAATCAAACATTATTAGTGATGATGGACGAAGATTCAGAAATTGTTACTATTATCGTCGGTGAAGAAGGCTCGACAGAAGCTGCTGAAACAGTGATTGCTGAATTAGCTGCTCAGTTTGAAGATGTTGAATTTGAAATAGTTCAAGGTGGACAGCCAGTGTATCATTATATTATTTCAGTCGAATAA
- the recG gene encoding ATP-dependent DNA helicase RecG, whose amino-acid sequence MRGRGTRRVALVFCSLLVYLIRREWKVLPHWNESIRVLKGMGPKRMELFEKLGIRTLRDLIFHFPFRYEDIQVRELGSILDQEKVTLKGTVVSPPVVNFYGHKKSRLSFRMAVSDSDIIQVVFFNQPYLKNTIELGQVRAIYGKWQSNQQSLLGMKMIKEQAEGDALSAVYPTVKGLKQPTLVTVIRQCFEYLDGNIPEMIPHYLNEKYRMWPMGQALYHMHFPKNMAEHQQAKRKIIFAEFFLYQWRLLNATAQDLSQEGVRVYYDVDELKVMIKQLPYELTRAQKRVVNEICADLMAPFPMKRMVQGDVGSGKTLVAFLAMVATVLAGYQVVLMVPTEILAKQHTENFNRIFEPMDLHAECLVSAVKTKEKKHLVEGLASGRIRIVIGTHALIQEQIEFKQLGLVVIDEQHRFGVNQRQTLLNKNDVGVNLLQMTATPIPRSLAMTVYGELSVSTIDELPGGRQPITTQRLKPDAIDGVYQRMDEELAKGHQVYYVLPLIDASETMQSIDNVNEIAEALIERFADYQVDVLHGQLDKQAQQVVMEAFKENKIQILVATTMVEVGVDVPNATIIVIQSAERFGLAQLHQLRGRVGRSDLASYCYLIGNPTTEQGVARLDIMTQTQDGFRISQEDMKIRGMGDLLGKNQSGLPQFHYANLIEDKHILTVARQEAKALLTQPHYLSEEEARVLQEWNQQAIIEV is encoded by the coding sequence ATGCGGGGTCGGGGTACAAGGCGAGTAGCGCTTGTATTCTGTTCCCTGCTTGTTTATTTAATAAGAAGGGAGTGGAAGGTTTTGCCGCATTGGAATGAATCGATACGGGTACTAAAAGGAATGGGCCCTAAGCGAATGGAACTGTTTGAAAAGTTAGGGATTCGTACCCTGCGTGATTTAATCTTTCATTTCCCTTTTCGATATGAAGATATTCAAGTGCGAGAGTTAGGGTCGATATTAGATCAGGAAAAAGTGACGCTAAAAGGAACGGTAGTTAGTCCGCCAGTCGTTAATTTTTATGGGCATAAAAAAAGTCGTCTATCCTTTCGAATGGCGGTATCCGATAGTGACATTATTCAAGTAGTGTTTTTTAATCAGCCGTATTTAAAAAACACTATTGAACTCGGCCAAGTGCGTGCTATTTATGGGAAATGGCAAAGTAATCAACAGAGTTTACTTGGCATGAAGATGATTAAAGAGCAAGCTGAAGGTGATGCTCTGTCAGCAGTATATCCGACGGTAAAAGGTTTGAAGCAACCGACGTTAGTCACTGTGATTAGACAATGTTTTGAGTACTTAGATGGCAATATCCCAGAAATGATTCCACATTATCTCAATGAAAAATATCGGATGTGGCCGATGGGACAAGCGTTGTATCATATGCATTTTCCTAAAAATATGGCAGAACACCAACAAGCCAAGCGAAAAATAATTTTTGCGGAATTTTTCTTATATCAGTGGCGTTTATTAAATGCTACGGCGCAAGATTTGTCACAAGAAGGTGTGCGGGTATATTATGATGTTGATGAATTAAAGGTGATGATTAAGCAATTGCCTTACGAATTAACGCGAGCACAAAAAAGAGTCGTGAACGAAATTTGTGCCGATTTGATGGCGCCATTTCCAATGAAACGTATGGTTCAAGGCGATGTCGGAAGCGGTAAAACGTTGGTAGCCTTTTTAGCCATGGTTGCTACCGTGTTAGCAGGGTATCAAGTAGTATTGATGGTTCCAACAGAAATTTTAGCTAAACAGCATACGGAAAATTTTAATCGTATCTTTGAACCGATGGATTTGCACGCTGAATGTTTAGTGAGCGCTGTAAAAACGAAAGAAAAGAAACACTTAGTAGAAGGTTTAGCATCCGGACGTATCCGAATTGTTATCGGAACGCACGCTTTAATCCAAGAGCAAATTGAATTTAAGCAATTAGGATTGGTAGTTATTGACGAGCAGCATCGTTTTGGAGTCAACCAACGACAAACACTCCTCAATAAAAATGATGTTGGTGTCAACTTGCTGCAAATGACGGCTACACCGATTCCACGTTCGCTAGCGATGACGGTTTATGGTGAATTGTCCGTATCAACAATTGATGAATTACCGGGAGGACGGCAACCAATTACGACACAACGCTTGAAACCGGATGCGATTGATGGGGTATATCAACGGATGGATGAAGAATTAGCTAAAGGACATCAAGTGTACTATGTGTTACCACTGATTGATGCGTCCGAGACAATGCAAAGTATTGATAATGTTAATGAAATTGCCGAAGCACTGATAGAACGTTTTGCAGACTATCAAGTGGATGTGCTCCATGGACAATTAGATAAACAAGCGCAACAAGTCGTAATGGAAGCATTTAAAGAAAATAAAATACAAATTCTTGTGGCGACAACGATGGTAGAAGTCGGTGTCGATGTGCCTAATGCGACGATTATTGTCATTCAATCCGCTGAGCGATTTGGCTTGGCACAACTACATCAGTTACGTGGACGTGTTGGACGTAGTGATTTAGCCTCTTACTGTTATCTAATAGGTAATCCGACGACTGAACAAGGAGTGGCTAGACTCGATATTATGACGCAAACACAAGATGGTTTTCGTATTAGTCAAGAAGATATGAAAATTCGTGGTATGGGTGATTTATTGGGTAAAAATCAGAGTGGTTTGCCGCAATTTCACTATGCGAATCTAATTGAAGATAAACATATATTAACAGTAGCCAGACAAGAAGCGAAAGCACTGCTGACACAGCCGCATTATTTAAGCGAGGAAGAAGCACGTGTGTTACAAGAATGGAATCAACAGGCAATCATTGAAGTGTAG
- the plsX gene encoding phosphate acyltransferase PlsX yields the protein MFRIAVDAMGGDNAPKAIVEGVNQAVKQFPDIEIVLVGDEAQITPLLETNERITIVHTSEKVESDDEPVSAVRRKKQSSMVMAAQMVKDNEADVLLSAGNTGALLASGLLVIGRIKGVDRPGLMPILPTMNEESPQLILMDAGANADCKPKNLHQFAILANFYAKSVLGITTPRVGLINNGTEASKGNELTKASYELLRDEAAIHFIGNVEAKELLRGVCDIAVTDGFTGNAILKSLEGTSKTLFSAIKHKLLTSGVKGKLGALLIKDALLSLREQYDDSKQGGAILLGVKAPVIKAHGSSNDEAIFHAIRQARLVLEAKVVNQMEEYFARN from the coding sequence ATGTTTAGAATTGCAGTAGACGCAATGGGTGGCGATAATGCGCCAAAAGCGATTGTTGAAGGTGTCAATCAAGCAGTGAAACAATTTCCAGACATTGAAATTGTGTTGGTAGGCGATGAAGCCCAAATCACACCACTGTTAGAAACGAATGAACGCATTACCATTGTTCATACAAGCGAAAAAGTTGAAAGTGATGATGAGCCTGTCTCTGCTGTGCGTCGCAAAAAGCAATCATCAATGGTAATGGCTGCTCAAATGGTAAAAGATAATGAAGCAGATGTTTTATTATCAGCAGGCAATACGGGAGCTTTACTAGCGAGTGGGTTACTAGTGATTGGGCGTATTAAAGGCGTTGACCGTCCGGGTTTGATGCCGATTTTACCGACGATGAATGAAGAATCACCGCAATTAATTTTAATGGATGCCGGAGCCAATGCCGACTGCAAACCTAAAAATTTACATCAATTCGCGATACTCGCTAACTTTTATGCGAAGTCTGTACTAGGAATTACTACACCTCGTGTCGGTCTCATAAATAACGGAACAGAAGCATCAAAAGGAAATGAATTGACGAAAGCCAGTTACGAATTATTACGTGACGAAGCAGCGATTCATTTTATCGGTAATGTCGAAGCAAAAGAATTATTGCGAGGTGTCTGTGACATTGCGGTTACGGATGGTTTTACTGGTAATGCGATTTTGAAATCGTTAGAAGGCACATCAAAAACCTTGTTTAGTGCGATTAAACATAAATTACTGACGTCTGGCGTAAAAGGTAAATTAGGTGCATTATTGATAAAAGATGCTTTATTATCCTTACGTGAGCAATATGATGATTCAAAACAAGGGGGAGCGATTTTACTGGGTGTAAAAGCCCCTGTGATTAAAGCGCATGGTTCATCTAATGACGAAGCGATTTTCCATGCCATTCGTCAAGCGAGATTGGTCCTAGAGGCAAAAGTCGTTAATCAAATGGAAGAATACTTCGCACGCAATTAA
- the acpP gene encoding acyl carrier protein, with protein MGETETVFSIVKNMIVDRFDVNEETVTPTMTFDDLGADSLDVVELVMEIENHFDVTFDDEKIEQLTNIGDAVQYIETLKEA; from the coding sequence ATGGGTGAAACAGAAACAGTGTTTTCAATCGTGAAAAATATGATTGTAGACCGTTTTGATGTGAATGAAGAGACTGTCACTCCAACAATGACATTTGATGATTTAGGAGCTGACTCATTGGATGTTGTTGAGTTAGTAATGGAGATTGAAAATCATTTTGACGTGACATTTGATGATGAAAAAATTGAGCAATTAACAAATATTGGGGATGCCGTTCAATATATTGAAACGTTAAAAGAAGCTTAA
- a CDS encoding ABC transporter ATP-binding protein encodes MNNQELLLDIKDLHIGFRIKDDYYDAVDGVSLQLYKNEKLAIVGESGCGKSTLATAIMGLHNPRVTKITGEINYKGKNLVNYDEAQFNTVRGKEIGMIFQDPLASLNPLMTIEAQVDEALLYHTKLNAQQRHDRVLELLDQVGIVNPQRTAKQYPHELSGGMRQRVVIAIALACKPPIIIADEPTTALDVTIQAQILDLLNEIQEETESGIILITHDLGVVAETADRVAVMYAGQFVEIASVHELFNNPKHPYTRSLLRSIPQTNDQLEHSSGDLHVIQGIVPPLSKLPRKGCRFAPRIPWIDASAHEEHPVLHEVSPGHWVRCTCHEHFHFEEEGQ; translated from the coding sequence ATGAACAATCAAGAATTGTTACTAGATATTAAAGACTTACATATTGGTTTTCGTATCAAAGACGATTATTATGATGCGGTAGACGGCGTAAGTTTACAACTATATAAAAATGAAAAATTAGCTATCGTTGGTGAATCAGGTTGTGGTAAAAGTACCTTGGCAACAGCGATTATGGGCTTACACAATCCACGTGTAACGAAGATTACAGGTGAGATTAACTATAAAGGTAAAAACTTAGTTAATTATGATGAAGCACAATTTAATACGGTTCGTGGTAAAGAAATTGGCATGATTTTCCAAGATCCATTGGCTTCATTGAATCCATTGATGACGATTGAAGCGCAAGTTGACGAAGCCTTGCTTTATCATACAAAATTAAATGCGCAACAACGTCACGACCGCGTATTAGAATTATTGGATCAAGTAGGAATTGTTAATCCTCAACGTACAGCTAAGCAATATCCGCATGAATTATCTGGTGGGATGCGTCAACGGGTGGTCATCGCGATTGCATTAGCATGTAAACCGCCAATTATTATTGCCGATGAGCCAACAACGGCGTTGGATGTAACGATTCAAGCTCAAATTTTAGACTTATTAAACGAAATTCAAGAGGAAACAGAATCAGGCATTATCTTAATTACACATGATTTAGGGGTCGTTGCGGAAACAGCTGACCGGGTTGCGGTTATGTATGCAGGACAATTTGTTGAAATTGCTAGTGTGCATGAATTATTTAATAATCCAAAACATCCGTATACGCGTTCATTGTTACGTTCAATTCCACAAACAAATGACCAATTAGAACACAGTTCTGGTGATTTGCATGTTATTCAAGGGATTGTACCACCATTATCTAAATTACCACGTAAAGGATGCCGTTTTGCGCCGCGTATTCCATGGATTGATGCGTCTGCCCATGAGGAGCATCCGGTCTTACATGAAGTGTCTCCAGGGCACTGGGTACGCTGTACTTGTCATGAGCATTTCCATTTTGAAGAGGAGGGACAATAA
- a CDS encoding ABC transporter ATP-binding protein, whose product MSEFMRVSGLKVHYPIRSGFFNRITDYVYAVDGVDLVFEEGKTYGLVGESGSGKSTIGKAIIGLEKMTDGQIIYEGKDITSEARQRRSNYRRNVQMIFQDALSSFNPKKRISLILSEPLRNFENMTPDEERRKMIELLHIVGLSEEALNKYPHEFSGGQRQRIGVARAVAINPKLVIADEPVSALDLSVQAQVLNFMKRIQEEYNTSFLFISHDLGVVKHMCDEIAIMYRGRFTEYGLRSDIYEDPQHIYTRRLLSAIPQTDPNVREENKLNRLRVEKEYQTNASKYYTEEGKVYDLKNITPTHKVALRDLNEQGGVK is encoded by the coding sequence ATGTCAGAATTTATGAGAGTTTCCGGCCTAAAAGTCCATTATCCGATTCGTAGTGGATTTTTTAACCGGATTACCGACTATGTTTATGCCGTTGATGGTGTTGATTTAGTCTTTGAAGAAGGTAAAACATATGGTTTAGTTGGAGAATCTGGCTCTGGTAAATCAACAATCGGTAAAGCAATTATCGGTTTAGAAAAAATGACCGACGGTCAAATTATTTATGAAGGTAAAGATATTACGTCTGAAGCGCGTCAACGTCGCTCAAACTATCGCCGTAATGTTCAGATGATTTTCCAAGATGCATTATCAAGTTTTAACCCGAAAAAACGTATTTCTTTGATTTTATCTGAGCCATTACGTAATTTTGAAAATATGACACCTGATGAAGAACGCCGTAAAATGATTGAATTATTACATATTGTTGGGCTTTCTGAAGAAGCGTTAAATAAATATCCACATGAGTTTTCAGGTGGACAACGTCAACGTATCGGGGTAGCTCGTGCGGTTGCGATTAATCCAAAATTAGTCATTGCTGATGAACCGGTATCAGCATTGGATTTATCGGTGCAAGCGCAAGTATTGAACTTCATGAAACGGATTCAAGAAGAGTACAATACAAGTTTCTTATTCATTTCACATGACTTAGGTGTCGTTAAACATATGTGTGATGAAATTGCAATTATGTATCGTGGACGCTTTACGGAGTATGGTTTGCGTTCAGATATTTATGAGGATCCACAACATATATATACACGTCGCTTGTTATCAGCGATTCCACAAACGGATCCAAATGTCCGTGAAGAAAACAAATTAAATCGTTTACGCGTAGAAAAAGAATATCAAACGAATGCATCGAAGTATTATACTGAAGAAG